One Camelina sativa cultivar DH55 chromosome 3, Cs, whole genome shotgun sequence genomic window carries:
- the LOC104777565 gene encoding probable delta-aminolevulinic acid dehydratase 2, chloroplastic: MASSMFRSPCKIPGMKGFEQKSYVGRKATSCNIRTNPFRSTEVACQLQKIDSTLIWPVHAPEVPPVPSKPAAPVIDQPLLLSRRARRNRKCPIQRDAFQETNISPPNFIYPLFIHEGEVDIPIRTMPGRYMLGRDGLIEEVASARDVGVNSIMLYPKVPEALKSPTGEEALNDNGLVPRTVRLLKERFPDLVIYTDVNFDEYSSSGHGGIVREDGVILNDETIHQLRKQAVSQARAGADVVCTSEMLDGRVGAVRAALDAEGFQHVSIMSYSVKYTSSLYGRFRKVELDKKTYQINPANSREALLEAREDESEGADILMVKPALASLDIIRLLKDQTLLPIGACQVSGEYSMIKAAGHLKMIDEEKVMMESLICMRRAGADLILTYFALQAATILCGENRKFVFK; this comes from the exons CGTGTAACATCAGAACTAATCCTTTTCGAAGCACAGAAGTTGCTTGTCAATTGCAAAAGATCGACTCCACTTTGATTTGGCCGGTACATGCTCCCGAGGTGCCTCCAGTTCCGAGTAAACCAGCCGCACCTGTGATTGATCAGCCGCTT CTGCTAAGCCGACGTGCACGTCGTAACCGCAAGTGCCCTATCCAGAGAGATGCGTTTCAAGAGACTAATATCTCTCCTCCCAATTTCATTTACCCTCTCTTCATTCACGAAG GTGAGGTAGACATTCCGATAAGAACGATGCCTGGACGTTACATGCTTGGGAGAGATGGCCTCATCGAAGAG GTAGCAAGCGCCCGAGACGTTGGTGTGAATAGTATAATGTTGTATCCTAAAGTTCCTGAGGCGTTAAAG TCTCCAACAGGGGAAGAGGCGTTAAACGACAACGGTCTAGTTCCTAGAACAGTTCGTCTTCTCAAGGAGAGATTCCCTGATCTC GTTATCTACACTGATGTCAATTTTGATGAGTACTCATCAAGTGGGCATGGCGGGATCGTACGTGAAGATG GCGTGATACTGAATGATGAAACAATTCACCAATTGCGGAAGCAAGCAGTTTCTCAG GCACGAGCTGGAGCAGATGTTGTTTGTACGAGTGAGATGTTGGATGGTCGGGTAGGCGCGGTTCGTGCAGCTCTAGATGCTGAGGGCTTTCAGCATGTGTCCATCATGTCTTATTCTGTCAA GTATACAAGTTCGTTATATGGCCGTTTTCGCAAAGTGGAATTAGACAAGAAAAC ttatCAGATAAACCCCGCAAATTCAAGAGAGGCATTGCTCGAAGCCCGAGAAGACGAATCTGAAGGAGCTGATATCCTTATGGTGAAGCCAGCACTCGCATCTCTTGATATCATACGTTTATTGAAGGACCAAACTCTGTTGCCCATTGGAGCTTGCCAAGTCTCTGGTGAGTACTCCATGATCAAAGCTGCTGGACATCTCAAGATGATCGATGAGGAAAAAGTTATGATGGAGTCACTGATTTGCATGCGCAGAGCTGGTGCTGATCTCATTCTTACATACTTTGCTCTTCAAGCTGCTACAATATTATGCGGCGAGAATAGAAAATTTGTATTCAAATAG
- the LOC104777567 gene encoding IAA-amino acid hydrolase ILR1-like 6, which produces MDNLRKLNLLSVSLTIIFVSLTIATNLPFLEVKYPNNHNNPFGMLLRPTPTKNQSSGQPAPVGSDECLVWSKACSDEILRLTYEPDNVAWLKRVRRTIHENPELAFEEVETSRLVRSELDRMGIMYRYPLAKTGIRAWIGSGGPPFVAVRADMDALPIQEAVEWEHKSKVAGKMHACGHDAHVTMLLGAAHILKSREHLLKGTVVLLFQPAEEAGNGAKNMIEDGALEDVEAIFAVHVSHIHPTGVIGSRSGPLLAGCGIFRAVITAEDSGGAANLILAASSAVISLQGIVSREASPLDSQVVSVTSYDGGHSLDVLPDTVVLGGTYRAFSNSSFYYLMKRIQEVLVDQVGVFGCTATVNFFEKQNAIYPPTTNNDATYNHLKKVTVDLLGDSHFTLAPQMMGAEDFAFYSEIIPAAFYFIGIRNEELGSVHIAHSPHFMIDEDSLPVGAAVHAAVAERYLNDKHL; this is translated from the exons ATGGACAACCTCCGGAAACTTAATCTCCTCTCTGTCTCTTTAACCATAATCTTTGTCTCCCTTACCATAGCGACCAACTTACCCTTCCTTGAAGTGAAATATCCCAATAACCACAACAACCCTTTTGGTATGTTGCTACGGCCGACACCGACCAAGAACCAATCATCGGGTCAACCGGCTCCGGTCGGGTCAGATGAGTGTTTGGTTTGGAGCAAAGCCTGTTCAGATGAGATTCTTAGGCTGACCTATGAGCCTGATAACGTGGCGTGGCTCAAACGCGTTAGGAGGACGATCCATGAGAACCCGGAGCTTGCGTTTGAGGAGGTTGAGACGAGTAGGCTCGTGAGGTCCGAGCTGGATCGTATGGGTATCATGTATAGATACCCGTTAGCGAAAACGGGTATTCGGGCTTGGATCGGATCCGGTGGACCGCCTTTTGTGGCGGTTCGGGCTGATATGGACGCACTACCAATTCAG GAAGCAGTTGAATGGGAACACAAAAGCAAAGTTGCAGGCAAAATGCATGCATGTGGTCATGACGCACATGTGACTATGCTTCTTGGCGCTGCCCATATTCTTAAGTCTCGTGAACATCTTCTCAAG GGAACAGTGGTTTTGTTATTCCAACCGGCCGAAGAAGCTGGAAATGGTGCAAAAAATATGATAGAAGATGGAGCCTTGGAGGACGTAGAGGCTATCTTCGCGGTCCATGTGTCACACATCCATCCAACAGGCGTGATTGGATCTAGAAGTGGTCCTTTGCTCGCTGGATGTGGAATTTTCCGGGCGGTTATTACTGCGGAAGATAGTGGTGGCGCCGCTAATCTTATTCTTGCAGCTTCTTCTGCCGTCATTAGCCTTCAAGGCATTGTATCACGTGAAGCTAGTCCTCTTGACTCTCAG GTTGTGTCGGTAACTTCATATGATGGCGGTCATAGTCTAGATGTGCTGCCAGACACGGTGGTCCTCGGTGGTACTTACAGAGCTTTTTCTAACTCAAGCTTCTACTACCTTATGAAGCGTATTCAAGAG GTACTCGTGGATCAAGTCGGGGTTTTCGGTTGCACAGCGACAGTGAACTTCTTTGAGAAGCAGAACGCGATCTACCCACCAACCACGAACAACGACGCAACATACAATCACTTAAAGAAAGTCACCGTCGATTTGCTCGGAGATAGTCACTTTACGCTGGCTCCACAGATGATGGGAGCTGAAGATTTCGCCTTCTACTCCGAGATCATCCCGGCCGCATTCTACTTCATTGGAATAAGAAATGAAGAACTTGGATCAGTCCACATTGCCCATTCACCACATTTCATGATCGATGAAGATAGTTTACCGGTTGGAGCCGCGGTTCATGCCGCTGTGGCTGAGAGATACTTAAATGATAAACATttataa
- the LOC104777568 gene encoding uncharacterized protein LOC104777568, translated as MFFFFVGGLGQQVRQVLKSSAGTCIRCGSEADLVDYDKVLKLFFVPVWRWPGKDPLLHCKDCDLFFPQSLSSPPPVSSLAMCRFCDRVVEPDFRFCPFCGSAL; from the coding sequence atgttcttcttcttcgttggtGGGTTAGGGCAACAAGTGAGACAGGTGCTTAAATCCAGCGCCGGAACATGCATAAGATGCGGCTCTGAAGCCGATTTGGTCGATTACGACAAAGTCTTGAAACTCTTCTTCGTTCCTGTTTGGCGATGGCCTGGCAAAGATCCTCTACTTCATTGTAAAGACTGCGATCTGTTCTTCCCTCAGTCACTGTCTTCACCGCCACCAGTGTCTTCTCTAGCTATGTGCCGCTTCTGTGATCGTGTCGTGGAGCCTGATTTCCGTTTCTGCCCCTTTTGTGGCTCTGCTCTGTAA
- the LOC104777569 gene encoding chlorophyllide a oxygenase, chloroplastic, whose translation MNAAVFSASALSLPISFSKTRSSYLSRKKGVKGEFRVYAVFGDESGLVEKKSQWRPLFDVEDPRSKAPPYKGKFLDVNQAIEVARFDIQYLDWRARQDLLTIMILHDKVVDVLNPLAREYKSIGTVKKELAGLQEELSKAHQQVHISEARVSTALDKLAHMEELVNDRLLPGRVVTDLDKPSSSTSTSTIELDREKTNTGAKSLNVSGPVPPYSPNLKNFWYPVAFTADLKHDTMVPIECFEQPWVIFRGEDGKPGCVRNTCAHRACPLDLGTVNEGRIQCPYHGWEYSTDGECKKMPSTKLLKVKIKSLPCLEQEGMIWIWPGSDPPTPTIPSLQPPSGFVIHAELVMELPVEHGLLLDNLLDLAHAPFTHTSTFAKGWSVPSLVKFLTPSSGLQGYWDPYPIDMEFKPPCIVLSTIGISKPGKLEGKSTKQCATHLHQLHVCLPSSKNKTRLLYRMSLDFAPILKNLPFMEHLWRHFAEQVLNEDLRLVLGQQERMLNGANIWNLPVAYDKLGVRYRLWRNAVDRGDEKLPFSD comes from the exons ATGAACGCCGCCGTGTTTAGTGCTTCTGCTTTATCTCTTCCTATCTCCTTCTCTAAAACCAGATCATCTTATCTCTCTAGAAAGAAG GGAGTGAAAGGAGAGTTCAGGGTTTATGCTGTGTTTGGtgatgagagtggattagtTGAGAAGAAGAGTCAGTGGAGACCTTTGTTTGATGTTGAGGATCCTAGATCAAAAGCTCCTCCTTATAAAGGCAAGTTCTTGGATGTTAACCAAGCGATTGAAGTTGCTAGATTCGATATTCAATACTTGGATTGGCGTGCTCGTCAAGATCTTCTTACCATTATGATTCTTCATGACAAG GTGGTAGATGTACTAAATCCCCTAGCTCGTGAGTACAAGTCCATCGGTACTGTGAAGAAAGAACTAGCTGGATTGCAGGAAGAACTATCAAAAGCACACCAACAG GTTCATATATCTGAAGCAAGGGTTTCAACTGCTTTAGACAAGTTAGCTCACATGGAAGAACTGGTAAATGATAGGTTGTTACCTGGCAGAGTTGTAACGGATTTAGATAAACCCTCCTCTTCAACCTCTACTTCTACTATCGAGTTAGACAGGGAAAAGACAAACACTGGTGCTAAGAGCTTGAATGTTTCTGGTCCGGTTCCGCCTTATAGTCCAAACTTGAAGAATTTTTGGTATCCGGTCGCTTTCACTGCAGATCTCAAGCATGACACAATG GTGCCAATTGAATGCTTTGAGCAACCATGGGTTATCTTTAGAGGTGAAGATGGGAAACCAGGATGTGTACGGAATACATGTGCACATAGAGCGTGTCCGCTTGATCTTGGCACAGTAAACGAAGGGCGTATTCAATGTCCTTACCATG GATGGGAATACTCAACCGATGGAGAATGTAAGAAGATGCCATCTACAAAGCTACTGAAGGTGAAGATCAAGTCGTTGCCTTGTCTTGAACAAGAAGGTATGATATGGATCTGGCCTGGCAGTGATCCACCTACACCTACAATTCCTTCTTTACAACCTCCATCAGGGTTTGTAATCCATGCTGAG CTTGTAATGGAACTTCCGGTGGAACACGGGTTGCTCTTAGATAATCTATTGGATCTTGCGCATGCCCCATTCACTCACACATCCACTTTTGCTAAAGGCTGGAGTGTCCCAAG TTTGGTGAAGTTCTTAACGCCTTCCTCGGGTCTCCAAGGGTACTGGGATCCGTATCCAATCGATATGGAATTTAAACCGCCTTGTATTGTGCTATCGACAATAGGGATCTCCAAACCAGGGAAACTAGAAGGGAAAAGTACAAAGCAGTGTGCAACACATCTTCATCAACTCCATGTCTGTTTACCTTCTTCCAAAAACAAGACAAGACTTCTATACCGAATGTCACTGGACTTTGCTCCTATTTTGAAGAATCTTCCATTCATGGAACACCTCTGGAGACATTTCGCTGAACAG GTCTTAAACGAAGATCTACGGCTGGTTCTAGGACAGCAAGAACGGATGTTGAATGGTGCAAACATATGGAACTTACCAGTTGCTTATGACAAGCTAGGAGTTCGGTATAGACTATGGAGGAACGCGGTAGATCGTGGCGACGAGAAACTACCGTTCTCTGACTAA
- the LOC109130644 gene encoding uncharacterized protein LOC109130644 yields the protein MTEESVTKPTSTMTSTRPESTRRRIDPYDLSFGDNPGSIISQPQLRGPNYDEWVLNLRLSLQARKNFGFADGSILKPSDDSDDLEEWWANNAMVVSWIKLTVAPDLSISLSHHEIACDLWMHIQKRFSVLIGQRVQQLKTELANCQQKGTAVEAYYGKLTKLWTSLADFQRAKTVEEIAKEREEDKIHQFLMGLDESLFDAVKSSLLSRDPLPSLDEAYQVVTQDEESKRGSRVLEERNEGASFAVQTLVRSRQQSVLRDPAAVCTSCGRTGHFAAKCFRKIGYPWWWGDRPRSNGSKLPTTQSGSSSSSPVERRRALSLPSKSVKPAHANQVVLAKPSAVANLVITEADRSEALA from the coding sequence ATGACAGAAGAATCTGTTACTAAACCTACCTCAACCATGACATCTACTCGTCCTGAATCTACACGTCGGAGAATTGATCCTTATGATCTCTCATTTGGGGATAACCCCGGATCTATCATCTCGCAGCCACAATTGCGAGGACCCAACTATGATGAATGGGTGTTGAATCTACGTCTTTCCCTTCAAGCAAGAAAGAATTTTGGTTTTGCGGATGGATCGATTCTCAAACCGAGTGATGACTCGGATGATCTTGAGGAATGGTGGGCAAATAACGCCATGGTGGTTTCGTGGATCAAGCTTACGGTGGCGCCGGATTTGAGCATTTCGTTGTCTCACCATGAAATCGCTTGTGATCTGTGGATGCATATACAAAAGCGTTTCTCAGTGTTGATCGGGCAAAGGGTTCAGCAACTCAAAACAGAGCTAGCCAATTGTCAGCAGAAAGGTACAGCTGTGGAAGCATATTATGGGAAGCTTACCAAACTGTGGACGAGTCTTGCGGATTTTCAGAGAGCTAAGACCGTGGAAGAGATTGCAAAGGAGCGTGAGGAGGATAAAATTCACCAGTTTCTTATGGGTTTGGATGAATCCTTGTTTGATGCGGTGAAATCCTCTCTCCTATCTCGTGATCCATTGCCTTCTCTTGATGAGGCATATCAGGTTGTGACTCAGGATGAGGAGTCTAAGAGAGGGAGCCGTGTGCTGGAAGAACGAAACGAAGGTGCGAGTTTTGCGGTACAGACTTTGGTTCGTTCTCGTCAACAGAGTGTGCTTCGTGATCCAGCTGCGGTTTGTACTAGTTGTGGACGAACTGGACATTTTGCTGCCAAATGTTTTCGGAAGATTGGCTATCCTTGGTGGTGGGGTGATCGTCCTCGGTCGAATGGCTCGAAGCTCCCAACCACACAATCGGGAAGCTCGAGTAGTTCTCCTGTTGAACGACGTAGAGCTCTGTCTTTGCCATCCAAGAGCGTCAAACCAGCTCATGCCAACCAGGTGGTACTTGCTAAACCATCTGCAGTTGCTAATTTGGTTATCACAGAGGCTGATCGTTCGGAAGCATTGGCTTAA
- the LOC104777570 gene encoding uncharacterized protein LOC104777570 isoform X1, translating to MTVTVNFHLLITVTTLSISSIFTTFAVDEAFPSILSTFGVATKHSDYLKPIRCEVYGGERKIFDISHRYTPEMPVWESSKGLGKFLRLAVSMKNGSEANISEMKLSVHSGTHVDAPCHFHDHYYDSGFDSDSLDLQILNAPALLVDVPRDKNITAEVMESLNIPKGVRRVLFKTLNTDRI from the exons ATGACTGTAACCGTAAATTTCCATCTCCTCATCACCGTCACTACACTCTCCATCTCTTCAATTTTTACTACCTTCGCCGTTGATGAAGCTTTCCCTTCAATTCTCAGTACCTTTGGCGTCGCAACAAAACACTCGGACTATCTTAAACCAATCCGTTGTGAAGTTTATGGCGGAGAAAGGAAAATATTCGACATCAGCCACCGGTACACCCCGGAGATGCCGGTTTGGGAATCTTCAAAAGGATTAGGAAAGTTTCTGAGACTTGCCGTGAGTATGAAGAATGGATCAGAAGCTAATATCTCGGAGATGAAACTATCTGTTCACTCTGGAACTCATGTTGATGCTCCATGCCATTTCCATGATCATTATTATGATTCTGGTTTTGATTCTGATTCACTTGATCTTCAAATCCTTAacg CTCCTGCTTTGTTGGTTGATGTTCCAAGAGATAAAAACATTACTG CTGAAGTAATGGAATCACTTAATATTCCAAAGGGAGTTCGTCGTGTGCTATTCAAAACATTGAATACTGATCG GATATAA
- the LOC104777570 gene encoding uncharacterized protein LOC104777570 isoform X2: MTVTVNFHLLITVTTLSISSIFTTFAVDEAFPSILSTFGVATKHSDYLKPIRCEVYGGERKIFDISHRYTPEMPVWESSKGLGKFLRLAVSMKNGSEANISEMKLSVHSGTHVDAPCHFHDHYYDSGFDSDSLDLQILNAEVMESLNIPKGVRRVLFKTLNTDRI; encoded by the exons ATGACTGTAACCGTAAATTTCCATCTCCTCATCACCGTCACTACACTCTCCATCTCTTCAATTTTTACTACCTTCGCCGTTGATGAAGCTTTCCCTTCAATTCTCAGTACCTTTGGCGTCGCAACAAAACACTCGGACTATCTTAAACCAATCCGTTGTGAAGTTTATGGCGGAGAAAGGAAAATATTCGACATCAGCCACCGGTACACCCCGGAGATGCCGGTTTGGGAATCTTCAAAAGGATTAGGAAAGTTTCTGAGACTTGCCGTGAGTATGAAGAATGGATCAGAAGCTAATATCTCGGAGATGAAACTATCTGTTCACTCTGGAACTCATGTTGATGCTCCATGCCATTTCCATGATCATTATTATGATTCTGGTTTTGATTCTGATTCACTTGATCTTCAAATCCTTAacg CTGAAGTAATGGAATCACTTAATATTCCAAAGGGAGTTCGTCGTGTGCTATTCAAAACATTGAATACTGATCG GATATAA